The following coding sequences lie in one Methanopyrus sp. SNP6 genomic window:
- a CDS encoding cobaltochelatase subunit CobN: MIHLAPFLILVAVSLTVPTPAHSLDVVIFGNAARGSPEGIHAVEERVKKDLNVDVRIHVHNVLVSWSDQSAPVDFDSLAKDIELSDIVVLDNMGPMPTPFTMELSKRVLGKPVPSMQEFLRELADRKRVVAYVTGDRHDFVILGPGCRRVVDNTAAVVNLGFLFRFSSDLTPAVEFLVWLANPSVPAEDLHLSGVRISFVAVYVPGRGWIFPETPGEVIEASYHRWLHALEGRDRITEPLWTEVRLGSIPSWVKAIREMSSRLFQSIKLPKRRTVVVLGYIDALYKGEKDLVEKLTDTVYREVSREFRDVMTIAVLCDGNVVSPIEALLGLKDAGYDIAAVVSLWAFTLDYPKPGTWALERIDAPVIKVVYPFWANWMDEPQRYLNMDEEDPESGRIGALFEWGYQVIGGPEPEGAFWFKMVALKERDRMRVFPLEDMIEDLARTVTGFLRLRYLPESKKRVAFVVYCYPPGRGCIGASYLDVFRSLVRIFEALAERGYDLGPATALYRKLVELRREDPKAAEEMEKRLAHALMAASDLVLKNVGPWARGELADIVQLYRGGRAEASVDWNGKSMKVIVDRGTIRWIDVDGSSYVLGTVGEDQLVPVETLERWYREDIVRRFEYYLSLLIGDDPQTEWARKSLMEWMRAIEEKFGPPTDNRGIMRYGPYYVIPALRLGNVAVILQPVRGWSGSPELVYHSPDLPPQWQYVAAYEWLRRVFHADAVVHVGTHGTLEWLPGHQVGLLGLDWPHVLLPDVPHIYLYIVSNPGEAMVAKYRSGPILITHLPPPWGYFKDLGKYGELERELARYFQMKNFGGDPRVLEELKRQIVETAERLGLLKDVVNMVAVGRKEPPPENPKEWAMSHIEEFIDKLHDFLLDLALRNVAYGLHVYGGDVDEDVAVEQAAALASSRVAPVFAYYAGLIDSPDQAALNRLQSDAPDLFTWFKRELRGCLKEILRAVLRDKGLAYRLERYVTLKDREDYYAESDDIEGPGREAKRLFWQISNKLVMVARRAIEWHLHGWRDDPDHEHLLAEAVVDLYRIYVHYRDSGRVELEELLAALDGRFVPPGMLGEPMWNAKVLPTGRDGYPIDPSSIPTPEAWDVARKLVDQMLADYYLKYGRWPEAVGVVLWGVHELCTGGLGIAEVLYLLGVKPVWNPDSGQVIGVELIPLDELRVKVGNRWINRPRIDVVVWAALHMEDPLKLLTEAYYLVSHVGEPTYYNYRRKHYLELKPRLLEELNKKGFSPEEAEEMADVIASSGFFAQPPGVYAGTGACDIVEHAWTDVAGTVGLFEDSETALKSFERRFWEKFRVTCENRMAYVYTVKARILTIREGNKVRIVVLRTSTDRVYHAIPSVEAFRYLMSKVDVVVHNVVNTWGLIDTDDFYDWVGGMTLYAIHASGHAPELYIGNAVDPTAARMLTGYQQLVGEVYTKLLSESWWKAMIEHGDYGWSRIARRIEFLAGWGITVPSLRPYLNSVYTEVFRTLVQRIGQVPPRTEYGWASVVGAVAWFVELARTGVWRPNSKTLARAAEVLLDTMAKHGPATCHHTSPNPALVAYAARVLLDAGYSKSEVEQLVSKVVKWYAKLDSPNIAREIERLVKEVTAAVATRSHPTESIRSTSGTAPSSTSPSVHPVSQFSATSAVVSSSIRHKLGVPGRKSGVQTVVGLIGALLKSSVRGATGASTISGSVAGSTKSAHRAINRTAATESKVQPENASRTFVRTSQPSSGPKVIWEWVIALLLTLLFILVWRIQPAGPRPRATWATPTTVPPVAA; the protein is encoded by the coding sequence ATGATACACTTGGCACCTTTCCTGATTCTCGTCGCCGTATCCTTAACCGTCCCGACCCCAGCGCATTCGCTAGACGTGGTGATATTCGGGAACGCCGCGAGGGGATCACCCGAAGGAATCCACGCAGTGGAGGAGCGTGTGAAGAAGGATCTGAACGTGGACGTCCGAATTCACGTACACAACGTACTCGTGAGCTGGTCCGACCAGAGCGCTCCGGTGGATTTTGACTCGTTAGCCAAGGATATCGAGCTCTCCGATATCGTCGTTCTGGACAACATGGGACCAATGCCTACGCCCTTCACGATGGAGTTGTCGAAGCGCGTCCTGGGCAAACCCGTCCCCTCGATGCAGGAGTTCCTCAGAGAACTCGCCGACAGAAAGCGGGTGGTGGCCTACGTAACGGGAGACCGACACGATTTCGTGATTTTAGGGCCCGGTTGTCGGCGCGTAGTCGACAACACCGCCGCAGTCGTTAATCTCGGTTTCCTGTTCAGGTTCTCCTCGGATCTGACACCGGCCGTAGAGTTCCTGGTGTGGCTCGCGAACCCGTCGGTACCGGCGGAGGACTTGCATCTTTCCGGGGTACGGATATCGTTCGTGGCCGTTTATGTACCGGGTCGAGGTTGGATTTTCCCGGAGACACCGGGAGAAGTTATCGAGGCGTCATACCACCGGTGGCTTCACGCGCTCGAAGGTCGGGATCGTATCACCGAGCCTCTCTGGACGGAGGTCCGCCTAGGCTCGATACCATCGTGGGTGAAAGCCATCAGGGAAATGTCTTCCAGGCTCTTCCAGTCCATAAAACTTCCGAAACGACGCACCGTAGTAGTGCTTGGTTACATCGATGCACTTTACAAGGGCGAGAAGGATCTCGTGGAGAAGCTCACAGATACAGTGTACCGTGAGGTTTCCCGTGAGTTCCGGGACGTGATGACGATAGCCGTTCTGTGTGATGGGAACGTGGTCTCTCCGATCGAAGCTCTACTCGGGTTGAAAGACGCCGGGTACGACATCGCGGCCGTGGTCTCCCTGTGGGCATTCACGCTCGATTACCCCAAGCCCGGTACCTGGGCGCTCGAGCGGATCGATGCCCCGGTCATCAAGGTGGTGTATCCGTTCTGGGCTAATTGGATGGACGAGCCGCAGCGCTATTTGAACATGGACGAGGAAGATCCGGAATCCGGCCGCATCGGCGCGCTCTTCGAGTGGGGTTACCAGGTAATCGGAGGTCCCGAACCCGAGGGTGCTTTTTGGTTCAAGATGGTGGCGCTCAAGGAGCGCGATCGGATGAGGGTGTTCCCGCTGGAGGACATGATCGAAGATCTGGCCCGGACGGTAACCGGGTTCCTGAGGCTACGGTATCTGCCCGAGTCAAAGAAACGAGTGGCGTTCGTAGTGTACTGCTACCCGCCGGGACGTGGGTGTATCGGCGCCTCTTACCTGGACGTGTTCCGGTCCCTGGTGAGGATCTTCGAGGCGTTGGCGGAACGGGGCTACGACCTGGGCCCCGCGACCGCTTTATACCGGAAGCTGGTGGAGCTCCGGCGGGAGGACCCGAAGGCTGCCGAGGAGATGGAGAAGCGTCTAGCACACGCTCTGATGGCGGCGTCCGACCTCGTACTGAAGAACGTGGGCCCGTGGGCGAGAGGTGAGCTCGCCGACATCGTTCAGCTGTACCGAGGTGGGCGGGCCGAGGCGAGCGTAGATTGGAACGGAAAGTCGATGAAGGTAATCGTCGATCGTGGTACGATCCGGTGGATCGACGTGGACGGGTCGTCGTACGTGCTAGGAACTGTGGGCGAAGATCAACTAGTCCCAGTGGAGACACTGGAGCGCTGGTACCGGGAGGACATCGTGCGGAGGTTCGAATACTACCTATCGCTACTGATCGGCGACGATCCACAGACTGAGTGGGCTCGGAAGTCCCTCATGGAGTGGATGAGGGCCATCGAGGAGAAGTTCGGACCCCCTACGGACAACCGTGGGATCATGAGGTACGGTCCGTACTACGTCATCCCGGCCCTGCGACTGGGCAACGTGGCCGTTATACTGCAGCCGGTGCGCGGTTGGTCAGGAAGCCCAGAGTTGGTCTACCACTCCCCGGACCTGCCGCCGCAGTGGCAATACGTCGCCGCATACGAGTGGTTACGTAGAGTCTTCCACGCGGACGCCGTAGTCCACGTGGGTACGCATGGAACCTTGGAGTGGTTGCCGGGTCATCAGGTCGGTCTATTGGGTTTGGATTGGCCCCATGTACTGCTACCCGATGTGCCCCATATCTACCTCTATATCGTCAGTAATCCCGGCGAGGCGATGGTCGCCAAGTACCGCTCCGGTCCGATCCTCATAACACATCTACCACCGCCGTGGGGTTACTTCAAGGACCTAGGCAAGTATGGGGAACTGGAGCGCGAGCTCGCGAGGTACTTCCAGATGAAGAATTTCGGAGGAGACCCCCGCGTGCTGGAGGAGCTGAAACGGCAGATCGTCGAGACGGCGGAGCGCCTGGGACTTCTGAAGGATGTCGTCAACATGGTCGCCGTGGGGAGGAAGGAACCACCGCCCGAGAACCCAAAGGAGTGGGCGATGAGCCACATTGAAGAGTTCATCGACAAACTCCACGACTTCCTATTGGACCTCGCGCTGAGGAACGTCGCGTATGGATTGCACGTGTACGGCGGAGACGTAGACGAGGACGTGGCCGTAGAGCAGGCCGCGGCACTTGCGTCCTCACGAGTCGCTCCGGTGTTCGCGTACTATGCAGGGCTGATCGACTCCCCGGATCAGGCCGCGCTGAACCGATTGCAGTCCGACGCTCCGGACCTGTTCACGTGGTTCAAACGCGAGCTCAGGGGGTGCCTGAAGGAGATCCTCCGGGCCGTTCTGAGGGACAAGGGCTTGGCCTATCGGCTGGAGCGTTACGTGACGCTAAAAGACCGCGAGGATTACTACGCAGAGTCCGACGACATAGAGGGACCGGGCAGGGAGGCTAAGCGCCTGTTCTGGCAGATATCGAACAAGTTAGTGATGGTGGCCCGAAGGGCGATCGAGTGGCACCTCCACGGCTGGCGAGACGATCCTGACCACGAGCACCTCCTCGCCGAGGCCGTGGTCGACCTGTACAGGATCTACGTGCACTACCGTGACTCGGGACGTGTCGAGTTGGAGGAACTGCTCGCAGCCCTCGACGGCAGGTTCGTCCCTCCGGGGATGTTGGGCGAACCGATGTGGAATGCCAAGGTCCTGCCCACCGGGCGGGACGGCTACCCAATCGATCCCTCCAGTATTCCCACGCCGGAGGCTTGGGACGTCGCGCGCAAGCTCGTCGATCAGATGCTCGCGGACTACTACCTGAAGTACGGCAGGTGGCCCGAGGCTGTGGGCGTAGTCCTGTGGGGTGTTCACGAGCTCTGTACCGGAGGTCTAGGCATCGCGGAGGTTCTGTACCTGCTGGGCGTGAAACCCGTCTGGAACCCGGACTCCGGCCAGGTCATCGGGGTCGAGCTGATCCCGTTAGACGAGCTGAGGGTGAAGGTCGGTAACCGGTGGATCAACCGGCCAAGGATCGACGTGGTGGTGTGGGCCGCCTTACACATGGAAGATCCGCTGAAGCTGCTGACCGAGGCTTATTACTTGGTCTCTCATGTGGGCGAGCCTACCTATTATAACTACCGCAGGAAGCACTATCTGGAGCTGAAACCCAGACTGTTGGAAGAGCTCAATAAGAAGGGGTTCTCACCCGAAGAAGCCGAAGAGATGGCCGACGTGATCGCGTCTTCGGGGTTCTTCGCCCAACCACCCGGAGTCTACGCGGGCACCGGAGCTTGCGACATAGTGGAACACGCCTGGACCGACGTCGCGGGTACGGTCGGTCTCTTTGAGGACTCCGAGACAGCGCTGAAGAGCTTCGAGCGGAGATTCTGGGAGAAGTTCAGGGTGACCTGTGAGAACCGGATGGCGTACGTTTACACGGTTAAAGCTCGGATCCTGACGATCCGAGAGGGGAACAAGGTCAGGATCGTCGTGCTGAGAACCAGTACGGACCGCGTCTACCACGCCATCCCATCGGTCGAGGCGTTCCGATACCTCATGTCCAAGGTCGACGTCGTCGTTCACAACGTCGTAAACACGTGGGGACTGATCGACACGGACGATTTCTACGACTGGGTCGGTGGAATGACTCTGTACGCGATACACGCCTCGGGTCACGCTCCGGAATTGTACATCGGGAACGCCGTCGATCCGACCGCCGCGAGGATGCTAACGGGTTATCAGCAACTGGTAGGCGAGGTCTATACGAAGTTGCTCAGCGAATCCTGGTGGAAAGCCATGATAGAGCACGGTGACTACGGCTGGTCTAGGATCGCCAGGAGAATCGAGTTCCTGGCCGGTTGGGGGATTACGGTACCATCACTGCGTCCGTACCTGAATTCAGTGTACACCGAAGTGTTCAGGACACTGGTCCAACGTATCGGTCAGGTACCACCCAGGACCGAGTACGGGTGGGCGTCCGTCGTCGGTGCCGTCGCTTGGTTCGTAGAACTCGCCCGAACGGGCGTGTGGAGGCCTAACTCGAAGACCTTAGCGCGTGCTGCGGAAGTCCTATTGGATACGATGGCCAAACACGGACCCGCGACGTGTCACCACACCAGCCCCAATCCCGCGTTAGTAGCGTACGCCGCACGGGTCCTATTAGATGCTGGTTACTCCAAATCTGAAGTTGAGCAGTTGGTATCCAAAGTCGTGAAGTGGTACGCCAAGCTGGACAGTCCGAATATCGCTCGCGAGATCGAACGATTGGTGAAAGAAGTGACTGCCGCTGTCGCTACCAGGTCGCATCCCACAGAATCCATCCGGTCAACCTCGGGGACCGCACCGTCGTCTACCAGCCCTTCGGTACATCCGGTATCACAGTTTTCGGCTACGTCGGCGGTTGTCTCGTCTTCGATACGTCACAAACTTGGTGTGCCAGGAAGAAAGAGCGGAGTTCAAACGGTGGTGGGGCTCATCGGAGCGCTGCTCAAGAGCTCGGTCCGGGGAGCCACTGGAGCCTCGACGATTTCAGGTTCGGTCGCCGGTTCCACGAAGTCCGCGCACCGAGCGATCAACCGTACAGCGGCGACCGAGTCTAAGGTGCAACCTGAGAATGCCTCCCGGACGTTCGTCAGGACTTCTCAACCCTCTTCGGGTCCGAAGGTCATCTGGGAGTGGGTCATCGCCCTGCTTCTGACTCTACTGTTCATCTTGGTGTGGAGGATTCAACCGGCGGGTCCTAGGCCGCGAGCTACGTGGGCTACACCAACAACCGTTCCGCCAGTCGCCGCGTGA
- a CDS encoding aspartate kinase produces MEVHKFGGTSVSSEEGLRTLEASAASGHVIVVSALAGVTDALEDFVRRAAEGSADPTPILERHREFIAEHLEQRHEEVESFLKDMESLLHSVVTVLEQLGRPEERLRDLVLSLGERASARIVAAYLRELGIKAVAYDAWDVGLVTTDDPGNADIIRWDGTRSRLLRDLRSGRVPVITGFIGRSDRGHVTTLGRGGSDYTATVLAGVLGSRSVIWTDVDGIMTADPELVDAEVVERLSYEEAVMAGASGAEVLHPKAVEAAKNLGVTVLIGNSFTGEIGTVISDSTEPGPKVVASRDDVALIRVSGAKMVDEPGVVGRVTSALGNAGVNLLAVFTTVSEPYINLLVEETNLKSAEEALNGLDYDWEVDKDVGLVTVIGEGMSARDVSEFLAACEEFDLLGSAHGVVAVSVVVPESEIREVTRRLAERLLV; encoded by the coding sequence TTGGAGGTTCACAAGTTCGGAGGAACTTCGGTATCCTCTGAGGAGGGACTTCGGACCCTCGAGGCTTCCGCGGCTTCCGGTCATGTTATCGTGGTCTCGGCCCTAGCCGGTGTCACGGATGCACTGGAGGACTTCGTTCGACGTGCCGCCGAGGGTTCCGCCGATCCGACTCCCATACTAGAGCGTCACAGGGAGTTCATCGCGGAACACCTGGAACAGCGACACGAGGAAGTAGAATCGTTCCTGAAAGATATGGAGTCCCTCCTACACAGTGTCGTCACGGTTCTCGAGCAACTGGGTAGACCCGAAGAGCGCCTCCGCGACTTGGTTCTGTCACTCGGAGAGCGCGCGTCCGCCCGCATCGTAGCGGCGTACCTGAGGGAGCTGGGTATCAAGGCGGTGGCGTACGACGCTTGGGACGTGGGGCTGGTCACCACCGACGACCCAGGAAACGCGGATATCATTAGATGGGACGGAACGCGTTCGAGACTCCTACGAGACCTCCGCTCGGGCCGCGTTCCAGTCATCACGGGGTTCATCGGGAGGTCCGATCGTGGCCACGTGACCACGCTGGGACGAGGGGGCTCCGACTACACGGCCACCGTTCTGGCCGGGGTGTTGGGATCGCGGTCAGTAATATGGACGGACGTCGACGGCATCATGACCGCCGACCCGGAACTGGTGGACGCAGAGGTCGTCGAGCGACTGTCGTACGAGGAAGCTGTGATGGCGGGCGCCTCAGGGGCGGAAGTCCTCCATCCCAAGGCCGTGGAGGCTGCTAAGAACCTCGGAGTGACGGTTCTCATTGGGAACTCGTTCACCGGGGAGATAGGGACCGTGATATCCGATAGTACGGAGCCCGGTCCTAAGGTAGTTGCGTCCAGGGACGACGTCGCGCTGATCAGGGTGAGCGGTGCCAAGATGGTGGACGAGCCCGGAGTGGTGGGTAGGGTGACCTCCGCGCTGGGGAACGCCGGCGTGAACCTCCTTGCGGTATTCACGACGGTCTCGGAGCCCTACATCAACCTCCTGGTGGAGGAGACAAACTTGAAGAGCGCGGAGGAAGCTCTGAACGGCCTGGACTACGATTGGGAAGTCGACAAGGACGTGGGATTGGTCACGGTGATAGGCGAAGGAATGTCGGCCCGGGACGTGTCCGAGTTCCTGGCAGCTTGCGAGGAGTTCGACTTGTTGGGCAGCGCACATGGGGTCGTAGCGGTGAGCGTCGTGGTACCGGAGTCCGAGATCCGCGAAGTCACGCGGCGACTGGCGGAACGGTTGTTGGTGTAG
- a CDS encoding PINc/VapC family ATPase: MDVEIETEYIVPDTSVVIDGRISRLAEEGYLEGKIVVIPRAVLSELEYQANRGRETGFAGLQELQELQRLAEEGIIEIEFAGERPGLEEIRLARSGEIDAMIREVAREYNATLITSDKVQAEVAKAEGLEVVYFEPITRAGETEIERMMPENAMSLHLKENVPPKAKVGRPGEWKLIELRPEPCTREEMEKWAREVIEKAYTDEESFVEIDRSGATVVQLRDLRISIARPPFSEGWEITAVRPVVKVSLDDYDLSEKLKERLRERAEGILVAGPPGSGKSTFCAALAEFYAEQGKIVKTMESPRDLQVGDEITQYAPLDGDMEKTADILLLVRPDYTIYDEVRKTKDFEVFADMRLAGVGMVGVVHATRPIDAIQRLIGRVELGVIPQIVDTVIFIEDGEIKKVYDVSLTVKVPTGMTEEDLARPVVEIRDFETGELEYEIYTYGEEVFVVPVKGEEEQETASERLAAEVVEREVRRFIGGRAPVDVEVKGSQATVYVPEHMVPMVIGKKGRNVEQIEHRTGLKITVKPLEERRGERSQPTGSPVPEGKGEVIEVESGERFPMRVVDDGEYIRLQLGGRFSGRPVKVFVGDEYVFTATVGSSGEVRVNKDTSVGQRLEEALHKGMKVRAQTVP; the protein is encoded by the coding sequence ATGGATGTAGAGATCGAGACGGAGTACATCGTTCCGGACACCAGCGTGGTGATCGACGGTAGGATATCCCGCCTCGCCGAGGAAGGTTACCTCGAGGGCAAGATCGTGGTCATCCCACGTGCTGTTCTCTCGGAACTGGAGTACCAGGCCAACCGCGGTAGGGAGACGGGATTCGCTGGACTTCAAGAACTGCAGGAGCTCCAGCGACTCGCCGAGGAGGGAATCATCGAGATCGAGTTCGCGGGCGAACGGCCGGGTCTCGAGGAGATCAGGCTCGCACGGAGCGGTGAGATCGATGCCATGATCCGTGAGGTGGCGAGGGAGTACAACGCGACGCTCATCACCAGCGACAAGGTCCAGGCGGAGGTAGCGAAAGCCGAGGGCCTCGAGGTAGTGTATTTCGAGCCCATAACCCGTGCGGGTGAGACCGAGATCGAGCGGATGATGCCTGAGAACGCGATGTCACTCCACCTAAAGGAGAACGTGCCCCCGAAGGCGAAGGTGGGACGACCCGGAGAGTGGAAGCTGATAGAGCTCCGCCCGGAGCCGTGTACTCGTGAGGAGATGGAGAAATGGGCTAGAGAGGTCATCGAGAAGGCGTATACGGACGAGGAAAGCTTCGTGGAGATCGACCGAAGTGGAGCGACCGTGGTGCAGCTACGCGACCTCCGGATCTCGATAGCTCGACCTCCGTTCTCTGAAGGATGGGAGATCACTGCCGTCCGGCCGGTCGTCAAGGTGAGTCTCGACGACTACGACCTATCCGAGAAGTTGAAGGAACGACTAAGAGAGCGTGCTGAGGGTATCCTGGTGGCCGGTCCGCCAGGGTCCGGTAAGTCGACGTTCTGCGCGGCGCTTGCCGAGTTCTACGCCGAACAGGGCAAGATCGTCAAGACTATGGAGAGCCCGCGTGATCTGCAGGTCGGTGACGAAATAACCCAGTACGCACCACTGGACGGCGACATGGAGAAGACCGCGGACATACTTCTCCTGGTACGTCCGGACTACACAATCTACGACGAGGTCCGGAAGACTAAGGACTTCGAGGTCTTCGCGGACATGAGGCTAGCCGGCGTCGGGATGGTTGGAGTGGTTCACGCCACCAGACCCATCGACGCGATCCAGCGGCTCATAGGTAGGGTGGAGTTGGGTGTCATCCCGCAGATCGTGGACACGGTCATCTTCATCGAAGACGGTGAGATCAAGAAGGTGTACGACGTGTCACTGACCGTGAAGGTCCCCACCGGGATGACGGAGGAGGACCTAGCGCGTCCCGTTGTGGAGATTCGGGACTTCGAGACTGGAGAGCTAGAGTACGAGATCTATACCTACGGAGAGGAAGTCTTCGTCGTCCCCGTTAAGGGAGAGGAAGAGCAGGAGACGGCATCAGAACGACTCGCGGCCGAAGTCGTGGAACGGGAAGTTCGCCGCTTCATAGGCGGCCGTGCCCCGGTGGACGTCGAGGTGAAGGGCTCACAGGCCACGGTCTACGTCCCAGAGCACATGGTTCCTATGGTGATAGGCAAGAAAGGCAGGAATGTCGAGCAAATCGAGCACCGCACGGGGCTGAAGATAACCGTTAAGCCGCTGGAGGAGCGGCGAGGTGAACGATCGCAGCCGACTGGTTCTCCGGTTCCCGAAGGGAAGGGAGAGGTAATCGAGGTGGAGTCAGGAGAGCGGTTCCCCATGCGCGTCGTCGACGACGGCGAATACATCAGGCTGCAGCTGGGGGGCAGGTTCTCAGGACGTCCTGTGAAGGTGTTCGTGGGAGACGAGTACGTGTTTACGGCCACGGTGGGCTCTAGCGGTGAAGTCAGGGTGAACAAGGATACATCGGTCGGACAGCGGCTGGAGGAGGCCCTCCACAAGGGGATGAAGGTCCGGGCCCAGACTGTACCGTAA
- the hisI gene encoding phosphoribosyl-AMP cyclohydrolase codes for MNHVPLDPETARKVTSSLNYRIEIGGEPLVIAITQDAENGDVLMTAFANEEAVYRTLTTGYAHYWSTSRREVWKKGEESGHVQRVVEVRVDCDKDAVLYVVEQEGGACHTGYRSCFYRRVTRDGSFEVVMDRVFSPDEVYR; via the coding sequence ATGAATCACGTACCACTGGATCCCGAGACCGCGCGGAAGGTCACGTCCTCCCTGAACTACCGGATCGAGATCGGCGGGGAGCCATTGGTGATCGCGATCACCCAGGACGCCGAGAATGGCGATGTGTTGATGACGGCGTTCGCGAACGAGGAGGCGGTATACCGGACGCTCACGACAGGTTACGCTCACTACTGGAGCACGAGTCGGCGCGAAGTATGGAAGAAAGGGGAAGAGTCGGGTCACGTGCAACGAGTAGTCGAAGTCCGCGTGGACTGTGACAAAGACGCAGTCCTGTACGTGGTAGAGCAGGAAGGTGGGGCTTGCCACACCGGTTATAGGTCCTGTTTCTACCGACGCGTTACTCGGGATGGATCGTTCGAGGTCGTGATGGATAGAGTTTTCAGCCCGGACGAGGTGTACCGTTAA
- the hisS gene encoding histidine--tRNA ligase has protein sequence MKVERPKGTRDFTPEEMRARRWLERYLLDVFRSYGYEEILTPTFEHAKLFEEKSGEEILEEMYVFEDKKGRKLALRPEMTAPVVRFYNTELKTRPHPLKLAYIVNCFRYEQPQRGRWREFWQAGVEILGSDRPEADVEVIELTYRIFDGILPSGTFEVRLGHLGILRGLLEEYGIGEDVQNKVAHLVDKGELDEVRTLLPAEPAETVLAVVTARSESEVEETVSGKERAERALENLMEISDALREAGVDHELDFSVARGLDYYTGMVFEIHVPELGGGSQCAGGGRYDDLVKELGGPDVPAVGMAIGFDRLLLAAELYDRIPNGVEETRALLIPLVRSGKIWEIAAKLRELGWVVNVEVSGKHIRKALSLADSLEYNYAVIVGERELKEGYVSVKNLRTGVQEEVPLDKLERAAEV, from the coding sequence ATGAAGGTAGAGCGACCCAAAGGAACCCGCGACTTCACTCCGGAGGAGATGAGGGCACGCAGGTGGCTGGAGCGGTACCTGCTGGACGTGTTCCGTTCTTACGGGTACGAGGAAATCCTCACCCCTACTTTCGAGCACGCGAAGCTATTCGAGGAGAAATCAGGTGAGGAGATACTGGAGGAGATGTACGTGTTCGAAGACAAGAAGGGGAGGAAGCTGGCGCTCAGGCCGGAGATGACGGCGCCCGTCGTCCGGTTTTACAATACGGAACTGAAGACGCGACCTCACCCTCTCAAGTTGGCGTACATCGTGAACTGTTTCCGGTACGAGCAGCCGCAGCGTGGACGTTGGCGTGAGTTCTGGCAGGCCGGCGTGGAGATACTCGGCTCGGACCGCCCGGAGGCGGACGTCGAGGTGATCGAGCTGACCTACCGCATCTTCGACGGTATCCTGCCTTCCGGTACCTTCGAAGTCCGCCTGGGACACTTGGGAATACTCCGGGGATTGCTCGAGGAGTACGGGATAGGTGAAGACGTACAGAACAAGGTCGCGCACCTCGTCGACAAGGGCGAACTGGATGAAGTGAGGACGTTGCTACCGGCCGAACCGGCCGAGACGGTCCTAGCGGTAGTAACGGCACGATCGGAGTCCGAGGTAGAGGAGACCGTTAGTGGGAAAGAACGCGCCGAGCGGGCCTTGGAGAACCTCATGGAAATCTCGGACGCGCTCCGGGAAGCTGGGGTCGACCACGAACTCGATTTCTCCGTCGCGAGAGGATTGGATTACTACACCGGTATGGTGTTCGAGATACATGTGCCGGAGCTCGGTGGAGGATCCCAATGCGCCGGTGGCGGCCGCTACGACGACTTGGTAAAGGAGCTCGGAGGACCCGATGTTCCGGCCGTCGGCATGGCCATAGGTTTCGACAGGCTCCTCCTCGCAGCCGAGCTGTACGATCGAATTCCGAACGGAGTGGAGGAAACTCGAGCCCTATTGATACCACTCGTGAGGTCGGGCAAGATCTGGGAGATAGCCGCGAAGCTGCGCGAGCTCGGGTGGGTAGTGAACGTGGAGGTTTCAGGAAAGCACATACGCAAGGCGCTATCACTGGCGGACTCACTCGAGTACAACTACGCCGTGATCGTAGGGGAGCGGGAACTGAAGGAAGGATACGTGTCGGTGAAGAACCTGAGAACAGGGGTTCAGGAGGAGGTTCCGCTGGATAAACTCGAGAGGGCGGCTGAAGTATGA